One part of the Lentimicrobiaceae bacterium genome encodes these proteins:
- the yajC gene encoding preprotein translocase subunit YajC — translation MNFLNVLLMAPPQGEGASGGGMGSSLIFLLVIFVIFYLFFIRPQTKRQKEQRKFRESLTKGQKIVTIGGIHGKIVEVQETTVTIEVENNVRIRIEKSAIGSSAQDQLTDQDKK, via the coding sequence ATGAATTTTTTAAACGTATTATTAATGGCACCACCACAAGGCGAGGGCGCTAGCGGCGGTGGTATGGGAAGTTCGCTTATATTTCTTTTGGTAATTTTCGTTATCTTTTACTTGTTTTTTATCAGACCTCAAACCAAACGTCAGAAAGAACAAAGAAAATTCCGCGAAAGCTTAACCAAAGGTCAAAAAATTGTTACAATTGGTGGAATACACGGAAAAATTGTTGAAGTACAAGAAACTACAGTTACTATTGAAGTTGAAAACAACGTTAGAATTAGAATAGAAAAATCGGCTATAGGTTCGAGTGCTCAAGATCAATTGACAGATCAAGATAAAAAATAA
- a CDS encoding DUF1573 domain-containing protein: MLKHTVKLLLILSLIFLVSCKGGNKKSSENMVNNPSTADSPDSKKGLPIIVFDKYFHDFGKLVNGEDVTYSFKFTNKGESFLLISAVHSSCGCTVTKFSTKPIAPGNSGTIDVSFNSEGRVGLNNKSVTVVSNTQPNTTVLKIQAKVVNPENL; this comes from the coding sequence ATGCTTAAACACACAGTAAAACTATTATTAATTTTATCGTTAATTTTTCTTGTTTCGTGCAAGGGTGGCAACAAAAAAAGCTCGGAAAATATGGTGAATAATCCTTCAACGGCTGATTCACCCGATTCGAAAAAGGGATTGCCAATAATTGTATTCGACAAGTATTTTCACGATTTTGGCAAACTTGTAAACGGTGAAGACGTAACCTACTCGTTTAAGTTTACCAACAAAGGCGAAAGCTTTTTACTTATTTCGGCTGTACACTCATCGTGCGGTTGCACAGTAACAAAATTCTCAACCAAACCTATTGCTCCGGGCAATTCGGGCACAATTGATGTAAGTTTCAATTCGGAAGGCAGAGTCGGGCTTAACAATAAATCGGTAACAGTAGTCAGCAATACGCAGCCCAACACTACTGTATTGAAAATACAAGCCAAAGTTGTTAACCCTGAAAATTTGTAA